In one Terriglobia bacterium genomic region, the following are encoded:
- a CDS encoding four helix bundle protein: MHDLARGADLRKRTKQLALRVIRLCDKMPARPVARIIANQLLRTGTSVGANYRAVCRARNRQRALETFLILTFLNA; the protein is encoded by the coding sequence ATGCACGACCTCGCCCGTGGCGCGGATCTTCGAAAACGGACCAAGCAGTTGGCTTTGCGAGTTATTCGCCTATGTGACAAGATGCCTGCGCGGCCGGTTGCACGAATAATTGCGAATCAGTTGCTACGGACGGGCACTTCGGTCGGGGCAAACTACCGTGCTGTATGCCGGGCTCGTAACCGCCAGCGCGCACTCGAAACCTTCTTAATTCTGACTTTTCTTAATGCTTAG